The proteins below come from a single Parazoarcus communis genomic window:
- a CDS encoding FtsX-like permease family protein → MNPALIRLFAASLGRRRLATALALIAIALGVALGLAVQLIHEAALDEFGRGMRELAGEADLQVRSGRGGFDENLYLTLAQRPEVAEASPVLEVEARLPGRAGTLRILGIDLFRIAQVQPALMPVADDRDARFAALQPNTVFLSVAAREKGVTEGAHVLRVQAGLEVVSFRVAGTVPGAGARQALGVMDIAAAQEAFGQVGRLTRIDLKLAPGVGREQAIARLAPLLPAGTSMSQPEASGTEAAALSRAYRVNLTMLAAIALLTGGFLVFSTQWLSVVRRRREFALFRALGMTRGTLLRGLLLEGAITGLAGGIAGVALGHLFAGLAFRLFGGDLGAGYFEGIRPSLQFSPAVTGFYIALGVVAGIAGAWVPARDAAFMWPASGLKAGATEVAVLGAGKSRGGLALLCFGLGLLACLLPPLSGIPVGGYLAVALALACAVLVLPGATRVAMQVLNIGHGAVWRLAHSRLAAAPGQAVVAGAGVVASVALAVSMAIMVSSFRVSVDDWLSTVLPADLYLRASSAGASGFFDADALERVKMTPGVEFTDTVRATELRLIDGRPPVTLIARAVSRGWGLPLVSGSLAPPSGGAASEMPSAWISEAVADLMQLAPERTIELPIAGRMIQFRVAGVWRDYARQNGAVVIDRDVYRRLSGDLKVNDVAIRLSTGTSADEVAFALREHFGDELVEIALPGEIRKISLEIFDRTFLVTYLMEAVAIMIGLFGIASTFAALSTARRGEFGMLRHLGMTRTEIGRLIALEGGLTAAVGVGVGLIAGGGIAWILIEVVNRQSFHWSMDFHVPYAGLALFSFGLVALATMVARLAGYRAMRQSAVLAVREDW, encoded by the coding sequence ATGAATCCAGCCTTGATCCGCCTCTTTGCCGCCAGTCTTGGGCGCCGGCGATTGGCCACCGCGCTTGCCTTGATCGCCATTGCACTTGGGGTGGCACTCGGGCTCGCAGTGCAGCTGATTCATGAGGCAGCGCTCGACGAGTTCGGGCGGGGAATGCGCGAACTCGCGGGGGAGGCCGATCTTCAGGTCAGGTCCGGGCGGGGCGGGTTCGATGAGAACCTCTACCTCACCCTCGCCCAGCGGCCCGAGGTGGCTGAAGCGAGTCCGGTGCTGGAAGTTGAGGCGCGTTTGCCGGGCCGGGCGGGCACGCTGCGGATTCTTGGCATTGATCTCTTTCGCATCGCCCAGGTCCAGCCCGCGCTCATGCCTGTGGCCGATGATCGCGATGCCCGCTTCGCGGCCTTGCAGCCCAACACGGTCTTTCTCAGCGTCGCTGCCCGGGAGAAAGGGGTGACCGAAGGAGCGCATGTGCTGCGCGTGCAGGCGGGGCTGGAGGTCGTCAGTTTCCGGGTGGCGGGCACCGTGCCCGGCGCGGGTGCCAGGCAGGCGCTTGGGGTGATGGATATCGCCGCGGCACAGGAGGCCTTTGGCCAGGTCGGTCGGCTCACGCGCATCGACCTGAAACTCGCCCCGGGTGTGGGGCGCGAGCAGGCCATTGCCCGTCTGGCGCCACTGTTGCCTGCAGGGACCAGCATGAGTCAGCCCGAAGCCTCGGGCACCGAGGCGGCGGCGCTCTCCCGCGCGTACCGCGTCAACCTCACCATGCTTGCCGCAATCGCCTTGCTGACTGGCGGTTTTTTGGTGTTCTCCACTCAATGGCTATCGGTGGTGCGACGTCGGCGCGAATTTGCGCTGTTCCGTGCGCTTGGCATGACGCGCGGAACCCTGTTGCGGGGGTTGCTGCTGGAAGGTGCAATCACCGGCCTCGCAGGCGGTATCGCAGGCGTCGCGCTTGGGCACCTGTTTGCCGGTCTCGCCTTTCGCCTTTTCGGGGGCGACCTCGGTGCCGGCTATTTCGAGGGCATTCGCCCTTCACTTCAGTTTTCCCCTGCTGTAACCGGTTTCTACATCGCACTTGGCGTTGTCGCGGGGATTGCCGGTGCGTGGGTTCCTGCGCGCGACGCGGCATTCATGTGGCCCGCCTCTGGTTTGAAGGCGGGGGCAACCGAAGTGGCCGTGCTCGGAGCTGGAAAGTCACGGGGCGGCCTCGCGCTGCTGTGCTTCGGGCTGGGTCTGCTGGCCTGCCTGCTGCCACCGCTGAGCGGGATTCCCGTCGGAGGGTACCTGGCAGTTGCACTGGCTTTGGCGTGTGCGGTACTGGTTCTGCCGGGAGCGACCCGGGTCGCAATGCAGGTGCTGAACATCGGGCACGGGGCCGTGTGGCGTCTTGCCCATTCGCGCCTCGCGGCAGCGCCCGGACAAGCCGTGGTTGCAGGGGCCGGCGTGGTTGCAAGCGTTGCACTCGCGGTATCGATGGCGATCATGGTCAGCTCGTTCCGGGTGTCGGTTGATGACTGGCTGAGCACGGTGTTACCTGCAGATCTGTACCTGCGAGCATCGAGCGCAGGGGCCAGCGGCTTCTTTGATGCTGATGCCCTGGAGCGGGTCAAAATGACCCCCGGCGTCGAATTCACCGATACGGTGCGAGCAACAGAGTTGAGACTTATCGACGGTCGTCCGCCCGTGACCCTCATCGCGCGTGCAGTCAGCCGCGGCTGGGGTTTGCCACTGGTGTCGGGCAGTCTGGCTCCGCCATCAGGGGGGGCTGCCTCGGAGATGCCATCTGCCTGGATCTCCGAGGCCGTCGCGGATCTGATGCAGCTGGCTCCTGAGCGCACGATTGAACTCCCGATCGCGGGGCGCATGATTCAGTTCAGGGTGGCCGGCGTGTGGCGTGACTACGCGCGCCAGAACGGGGCTGTCGTTATTGATCGCGACGTGTATCGCCGGTTGTCCGGTGACCTGAAGGTGAATGACGTCGCGATCCGTCTAAGCACCGGCACATCCGCAGACGAAGTGGCGTTTGCGCTGCGCGAGCACTTCGGTGACGAGCTCGTCGAAATTGCGCTGCCAGGCGAAATACGCAAGATCAGCCTGGAGATCTTCGACCGGACATTTCTGGTGACCTATCTCATGGAAGCGGTCGCAATCATGATCGGTCTGTTCGGCATTGCAAGCACCTTCGCCGCGCTGTCGACTGCGCGCAGGGGTGAGTTCGGCATGCTCAGGCACCTTGGGATGACCCGCACGGAAATCGGGCGGTTGATCGCGCTCGAAGGCGGGCTGACGGCGGCTGTCGGGGTCGGGGTCGGGTTGATCGCGGGCGGCGGGATTGCCTGGATTCTGATCGAGGTGGTTAATCGCCAGAGTTTTCACTGGAGCATGGATTTTCACGTTCCTTACGCCGGCCTGGCATTGTTCTCGTTCGGGCTGGTTGCCCTTGCCACGATGGTGGCGCGATTGGCCGGATACCGGGCCATGCGTCAGTCTGCGGTGCTCGCAGTTCGGGAGGACTGGTAA
- a CDS encoding lipocalin-like domain-containing protein produces the protein MLRWYSRVMAAWLFGAVFMSSAACLAANDTEALRGVGLPYPAVTPGAALAFPRDHGAHPEFRTEWWYITGWLSDEAGVERGFQLTFFRVRPRIGEGSPSRFSPSQLMLAHAAVADPGKGRLLHAERAERSLPPLAGAGEAHTDVRIRDWSLTWSEAPDTPGVYRARVGAGEFAFDLELRPDGVPVLNGEGGYSRKAPDPKHASYYYSRPHLKVSGQLRAGQGSHRVTGTAWLDHEWSSEIMPADARGWDWIGINLNDGGALMAFRMRGDKDIPVWSAATLRDADGSLRTLEFDEVRFVPRREWRSLRSGATYPVEWSLRLAGTDDAPERTFRIVPLMDDQELDSRASTGAIYWEGAVRLFEGDTELREIGKGYLEMTGYAERLEM, from the coding sequence ATGCTGAGATGGTATTCGCGCGTGATGGCGGCCTGGCTATTCGGCGCCGTGTTCATGTCAAGTGCAGCCTGCCTGGCTGCCAACGATACCGAGGCGCTGCGCGGTGTGGGGCTTCCCTATCCCGCGGTCACTCCCGGTGCAGCACTTGCGTTTCCGCGTGACCATGGTGCGCATCCCGAGTTTCGGACCGAATGGTGGTACATCACCGGATGGTTGAGTGACGAAGCCGGCGTAGAACGTGGCTTTCAGCTGACCTTCTTTCGGGTGCGACCGCGCATCGGAGAAGGAAGCCCCAGTCGCTTCAGCCCCAGCCAGTTGATGCTGGCGCATGCGGCGGTGGCCGATCCTGGCAAGGGGCGTTTGCTCCATGCGGAACGCGCCGAGCGCAGTCTCCCGCCACTGGCAGGCGCCGGCGAAGCGCATACCGATGTGCGCATCCGCGACTGGTCGCTGACCTGGAGCGAAGCGCCTGACACGCCGGGCGTTTACCGCGCACGGGTCGGCGCAGGCGAGTTTGCCTTCGATCTCGAACTGCGCCCGGATGGGGTGCCGGTCCTGAACGGGGAGGGGGGCTACAGCCGCAAGGCACCTGACCCGAAACATGCGAGCTACTACTACAGCCGTCCGCACCTGAAGGTCAGCGGACAACTGCGTGCGGGGCAGGGCAGCCATCGTGTCACCGGCACGGCATGGCTCGATCATGAATGGTCGAGCGAGATCATGCCGGCGGATGCACGGGGCTGGGACTGGATCGGCATCAACCTGAATGACGGTGGCGCCTTGATGGCATTTCGCATGCGGGGCGATAAGGACATACCGGTCTGGAGCGCGGCCACGCTGCGTGATGCAGATGGCAGTTTGCGCACACTCGAGTTCGATGAGGTCCGTTTCGTGCCCAGGCGGGAATGGCGCTCGCTGCGCTCGGGGGCCACCTACCCGGTAGAGTGGAGCCTCCGTCTCGCAGGTACGGACGATGCGCCGGAGCGTACTTTCCGCATCGTTCCGCTGATGGATGACCAGGAACTGGACAGCCGGGCGTCGACCGGTGCGATCTACTGGGAGGGTGCGGTGCGACTGTTCGAGGGCGACACTGAACTGCGCGAAATCGGCAAGGGCTACCTTGAGATGACGGGGTATGCCGAACGGCTTGAAATGTAA
- a CDS encoding diguanylate cyclase, which produces MSLFRKLSLRQRLLLVGLLPAALLATCIAGLFFWRGTQSIDAALDDRGIAIVSFLAPASEYAVISGNRLTQMGLLQAVLDQPDVTGAALFDRDGGLLAVSGRMELVHPGLVTQTEHPRNIGRNTKRIGYAAPVVAEPLVMNDVFEPQLRKSGMSERENIGWVYVELSNQAIEGRKQDVILTALSLFIIGMGLAGLLASRLASSVGKPLARLVEAVSRIGAGELDVAVADDAPSDELRALQRGFNNMAQSIAQAHSNLQARIDEATSKLAYQALHDPLTGLPNRRAFEQALENAVTRSRRSGDHATLCFIDLDRFKIVNDSCGHAAGDELLQNIARLIRQRVRTGDLISRIGGDEFALILHECSPTDARGLAESLREVVSTYRFHWEERRFTVGASIGLVRIDGRTSSASDLLVAADLACYAAKKAGRNQVVEHSAEPSGNRRKTDLPAAGMTISGAIPYQRLSLFKQAIKDLDDTVQGEWYEVLLRVSDTTGGMHSPMELLSGIDAPDALLELDLWVAEHACRLISRQSDVKQFSLNLTPATVANPQAYLPRLVTLLTEAELSPSMVILEFPARLTEQAPEECRLLFEQAHQIGMRIAIERLDGGATALLPSLHPDFVKISLKSLVESFGLEAGCNVAQALCGMAAALSIPVIASEVDDALLHDSLRDYGFNYAQGDLVVKAVPLTD; this is translated from the coding sequence ATGAGTTTGTTCAGAAAACTTTCGCTTCGGCAGCGTCTTCTCCTGGTCGGGCTGCTGCCTGCCGCGCTGCTTGCAACCTGTATCGCTGGTCTGTTCTTCTGGCGCGGAACACAGTCGATCGATGCGGCGCTCGACGATCGAGGGATCGCAATCGTCAGCTTCCTTGCGCCCGCCTCCGAATATGCGGTGATTTCGGGAAACCGATTGACTCAAATGGGGCTGCTGCAGGCGGTGCTGGACCAGCCAGACGTTACTGGCGCGGCGCTGTTCGACAGGGATGGGGGCTTGCTTGCCGTCAGCGGCCGGATGGAGCTCGTCCATCCCGGGTTGGTCACTCAAACTGAACACCCTCGGAATATCGGGCGCAATACGAAGCGTATTGGCTATGCGGCCCCGGTCGTAGCTGAACCGCTGGTAATGAACGACGTTTTCGAGCCGCAACTCCGTAAGAGCGGTATGAGTGAGCGGGAGAATATTGGCTGGGTCTATGTCGAGCTCAGCAATCAGGCAATCGAAGGGCGCAAACAGGATGTGATTCTGACCGCACTCAGTCTGTTCATCATCGGGATGGGGCTGGCGGGCTTGCTTGCGTCCCGTCTGGCCTCGTCGGTGGGGAAGCCATTGGCGAGGCTGGTCGAGGCGGTCAGTCGCATCGGCGCCGGCGAGCTCGATGTCGCGGTGGCTGACGACGCCCCGAGCGACGAATTGAGAGCCCTGCAGCGCGGATTCAACAACATGGCACAGTCGATTGCGCAGGCGCACAGCAATCTGCAGGCCCGCATCGATGAGGCAACGTCGAAACTCGCATATCAGGCGCTTCATGACCCACTGACAGGTCTGCCTAACCGACGTGCCTTCGAGCAGGCGCTCGAGAATGCGGTTACGCGCTCCCGCAGATCTGGTGATCATGCAACGCTCTGCTTCATCGACCTGGACCGTTTCAAGATCGTGAATGACAGTTGCGGGCATGCTGCAGGCGATGAGTTGCTGCAGAACATCGCACGCCTGATCCGGCAGCGAGTACGAACTGGCGATCTGATCAGCCGCATTGGCGGGGACGAGTTCGCGCTTATCCTCCACGAATGCAGTCCGACCGATGCGCGGGGCCTGGCCGAGAGTTTGCGCGAAGTCGTGTCCACCTACCGCTTCCATTGGGAGGAACGGCGCTTTACGGTGGGTGCCAGTATCGGACTGGTGCGAATCGACGGCCGGACCAGCAGTGCGTCCGACCTGCTTGTAGCAGCCGACCTTGCCTGCTATGCAGCAAAGAAGGCCGGTCGTAATCAGGTGGTGGAACACTCTGCAGAGCCCTCTGGCAACCGACGGAAGACCGATCTCCCCGCAGCGGGCATGACGATTTCGGGCGCGATTCCCTATCAGCGCCTGTCGCTCTTCAAGCAAGCGATCAAGGACCTCGACGACACCGTTCAGGGTGAATGGTACGAAGTCTTGCTGCGGGTCAGCGACACCACCGGCGGCATGCACTCCCCCATGGAGTTGCTATCCGGCATCGACGCTCCCGATGCGCTGCTCGAACTTGACCTGTGGGTGGCGGAGCACGCCTGCCGCCTGATTTCACGTCAGTCGGACGTCAAACAGTTCAGCCTCAATCTCACCCCGGCCACGGTGGCCAATCCACAGGCTTACCTGCCCAGACTGGTCACTCTGCTCACTGAGGCTGAGTTGTCGCCCTCGATGGTCATCCTTGAGTTTCCTGCCCGGCTGACCGAGCAGGCGCCCGAAGAGTGCCGGCTTTTATTCGAACAGGCTCACCAGATCGGGATGCGGATTGCAATCGAGAGGCTCGACGGTGGAGCAACCGCGCTGCTGCCATCGCTGCATCCGGACTTCGTCAAGATCAGCCTGAAATCCCTGGTGGAATCTTTTGGATTGGAGGCCGGCTGCAATGTCGCTCAGGCCCTGTGCGGAATGGCGGCCGCGCTGTCGATTCCCGTGATTGCCTCGGAAGTCGACGACGCGCTGCTACATGATTCCCTGCGCGACTACGGATTCAATTACGCTCAGGGTGATCTGGTCGTAAAAGCTGTTCCCTTGACCGATTAG
- a CDS encoding ABC transporter substrate-binding protein: MLRGWRTFFLLPVLATVLALSAPACAMDVALALSQSSGPHRQFLEALQRSVTPLSHHIADGGSVDEGLNTPVLEQADVIVAVGARATEEILKKFRGPILSVLVSRAQHRSLIAAFPDAELSAMVLDHPAARHMRLASAVAPNVRTVGLIIGPDSLDLEKVFSTAAADSGVSLLSRRIGTVEDLLPQLEQLLQASDALLMIPDPIVASQASARTILLTSYRYRKPILAYSQAYVQAGALAAVYSSPEDVAGDFAAWLRTAGPESLSQPLVLNPVRFSVAVNRQVARSLGLDVPSDTELMERIAGTRKK; encoded by the coding sequence ATGCTTAGAGGTTGGAGAACGTTCTTCCTGCTGCCGGTATTAGCTACCGTGCTTGCGCTTTCTGCGCCGGCATGTGCGATGGATGTCGCGCTTGCGTTGTCCCAGTCATCCGGTCCGCACCGGCAGTTTCTGGAGGCGTTGCAGCGATCGGTCACGCCCCTCTCCCATCATATTGCCGATGGTGGCAGCGTCGACGAAGGCCTTAACACCCCCGTTCTCGAGCAGGCCGATGTGATCGTCGCTGTCGGCGCGCGCGCAACCGAGGAAATACTGAAGAAGTTTCGTGGCCCCATACTTTCAGTTCTTGTCAGCCGGGCCCAGCACCGAAGCCTGATCGCTGCGTTTCCGGACGCGGAGCTGTCTGCAATGGTGCTGGATCATCCGGCTGCGCGGCATATGCGGCTGGCAAGCGCGGTGGCGCCGAACGTGCGAACGGTCGGCTTGATCATCGGCCCGGACAGCCTCGATCTCGAAAAGGTGTTCTCGACGGCCGCAGCCGATTCTGGCGTCAGCTTGCTTTCCCGGCGCATTGGCACGGTCGAGGATCTCCTTCCTCAGCTTGAACAATTGCTGCAGGCCAGTGATGCATTGTTGATGATTCCCGATCCCATCGTCGCCTCGCAGGCCTCGGCGCGCACCATCCTGCTGACAAGTTATCGCTACCGTAAGCCAATCCTCGCCTACTCGCAGGCCTACGTTCAGGCTGGCGCACTCGCTGCGGTGTATAGCTCGCCCGAAGATGTAGCGGGAGATTTTGCGGCGTGGCTGCGCACCGCCGGACCAGAGAGTTTGAGTCAACCGCTTGTTCTGAATCCGGTCCGATTTTCGGTTGCTGTAAATCGACAGGTTGCGCGCTCACTCGGACTGGATGTGCCAAGTGACACGGAGTTGATGGAACGCATTGCAGGCACCCGAAAGAAATGA
- a CDS encoding winged helix-turn-helix transcriptional regulator: MQNLDRIDRKILVELQKNGRVSMTELAQRIGLSATPCTERVRRLERDGIITGYHAHLDPQALGKSLLVFIEIKLSTRSGEVFERVRKELTTIPEVMECHLVSGDFDYLIKARIGEMSEYRRLLGDLLTQLPSAAESRSYVVMEELKETLYLDIEN; the protein is encoded by the coding sequence ATGCAGAATCTCGATCGAATCGACCGGAAAATCCTTGTAGAACTGCAGAAGAACGGCCGAGTTTCAATGACGGAACTCGCACAGCGGATCGGCTTGTCGGCAACGCCGTGTACCGAGCGCGTGCGCAGGCTTGAGCGAGACGGAATCATCACTGGCTATCACGCTCACCTGGATCCGCAGGCGCTGGGCAAGAGTCTGCTGGTTTTCATTGAGATCAAGTTGTCGACCCGGTCGGGCGAGGTATTCGAGCGCGTCCGCAAGGAACTCACGACGATCCCCGAGGTGATGGAGTGCCACCTGGTCTCGGGTGATTTCGACTATCTGATCAAGGCCCGGATTGGCGAGATGAGCGAATACCGCCGACTGCTCGGCGATCTGCTGACCCAGTTGCCATCTGCAGCGGAGTCGAGAAGCTACGTGGTAATGGAAGAGCTGAAGGAAACGCTGTACCTGGACATCGAGAACTGA
- a CDS encoding D-amino acid dehydrogenase has translation MRVLVLGSGVVGTTTAYFLARAGAKVTVIDRQPAPAMETSFANAGQVSPGYSTPWAAPGIPLKALKWLFQRHAPLAIRADGSLFQLRWMMEMLRNCTAERYAENKARMMRLSEYSRDCLRTLRSDTGLHYEERSKGTLQLFRSAAQLESARQDIRVLEEFGVPFELLDRDGLIRAEPALARADAQLVGGLRLPNDETGDCQLFTTRLAEMARDLGVEYRFGVSVDEIMTGGGGIIGVRVGDDVLSADRYVLALGSYSRSLLAPLGLDLPVYPLKGYSLTIPLADESAAPVSTVLDETYKVAITRFDQRIRVGGMAELGGFDLGLNPRRRETLEMVVGSLFGGCGDLSAAEFWTGLRPMTPDGTPIVGATAYPDLYINTGHGTLGWTMACGSGQLLADVITGRQPAIRHDDLAISRYAKKSASGSKLPNLQPAG, from the coding sequence ATGCGTGTTCTGGTTCTCGGCAGCGGTGTGGTTGGAACGACGACCGCCTATTTTCTGGCGCGTGCCGGAGCAAAGGTGACGGTTATCGATCGCCAGCCGGCGCCTGCCATGGAGACCAGTTTTGCGAACGCAGGACAGGTTTCTCCTGGATACTCGACACCCTGGGCGGCACCCGGCATTCCCCTGAAAGCACTGAAGTGGCTTTTTCAGCGTCATGCGCCACTGGCCATCCGCGCCGATGGCAGCCTGTTCCAGTTGCGCTGGATGATGGAGATGCTTCGCAACTGTACAGCCGAGCGTTATGCCGAGAACAAGGCAAGAATGATGCGTCTGTCCGAGTACAGTCGCGACTGCTTGCGCACCCTGCGCAGCGATACCGGATTGCACTATGAAGAGCGGAGCAAGGGCACCCTGCAATTGTTCCGGTCCGCGGCACAACTGGAGTCTGCGCGCCAGGACATCCGCGTACTCGAGGAGTTTGGCGTTCCTTTTGAACTGCTCGACCGCGATGGGCTCATTCGTGCGGAACCCGCGCTTGCCCGGGCAGATGCGCAGCTCGTCGGCGGCTTGCGCCTCCCCAATGACGAAACGGGCGATTGCCAGCTGTTCACAACGCGGCTTGCTGAGATGGCCCGCGACCTGGGCGTCGAATACCGTTTCGGCGTTTCAGTGGACGAAATCATGACCGGAGGTGGCGGGATCATCGGCGTTCGCGTCGGTGACGATGTCCTCTCTGCCGATCGCTACGTGCTCGCTCTTGGCAGCTATTCGCGCAGTCTGCTCGCACCCTTGGGGCTGGACCTCCCGGTCTATCCGCTCAAGGGCTATTCCCTTACGATCCCGCTCGCAGACGAAAGCGCCGCCCCGGTTTCGACGGTTCTGGATGAAACCTACAAGGTGGCCATCACGCGCTTCGACCAGCGGATCAGGGTAGGGGGGATGGCCGAACTTGGTGGCTTCGATCTTGGTTTGAATCCACGCCGCCGCGAGACCCTTGAAATGGTCGTGGGCAGCCTTTTTGGTGGCTGTGGCGACCTGTCTGCGGCAGAGTTCTGGACCGGGCTGCGACCGATGACACCGGACGGTACTCCGATCGTGGGTGCAACCGCGTACCCCGACCTGTACATCAATACCGGGCACGGCACCCTCGGCTGGACCATGGCCTGCGGATCTGGGCAGTTGCTGGCCGATGTCATCACCGGTCGTCAGCCGGCGATCCGTCACGACGACCTGGCGATCTCTCGTTACGCCAAAAAGTCAGCGAGTGGCAGCAAACTCCCAAACCTGCAGCCTGCGGGGTAA
- a CDS encoding RluA family pseudouridine synthase codes for MSPAPYSPPPPEPLDYLHVDASMLVVVKPGGLLSVPGRGPEKADCLVSRVQADFPDALIVHRLDMETSGLIVLARNTVAHRRLSVMFQEREVHKRYLAVVSGLLASDEATLDYPLIADWPNRPLQKVDFDFGKPSTTHYRVLARDASADLTRVELTPITGRTHQLRVHMLTLGHPILGDALYGTPEIDKAGRLLLHASSLELQHPDNGRLLSFSSEPPF; via the coding sequence ATGAGCCCCGCACCATATTCTCCGCCACCACCCGAGCCACTCGATTACCTCCATGTCGATGCTTCGATGTTGGTCGTGGTCAAGCCTGGCGGACTGCTGTCGGTTCCCGGACGTGGCCCGGAAAAGGCGGATTGCCTGGTCTCCCGCGTGCAGGCCGATTTCCCCGATGCCTTGATTGTCCACCGCCTCGATATGGAAACCTCCGGACTGATCGTGCTTGCTCGCAATACGGTGGCGCATCGGCGGCTGAGTGTGATGTTCCAGGAACGCGAGGTTCACAAGCGTTACCTCGCAGTCGTCAGCGGCCTGCTTGCCAGCGACGAAGCAACTCTCGACTACCCGCTGATCGCTGACTGGCCGAATCGTCCGTTACAGAAGGTGGATTTCGATTTCGGCAAACCGTCGACGACCCACTACCGTGTGCTTGCGCGCGATGCCAGTGCCGATTTGACACGGGTTGAGCTCACGCCGATCACGGGCCGTACGCATCAACTCCGGGTGCACATGCTGACCCTGGGTCACCCGATTCTCGGTGATGCACTCTATGGCACCCCCGAAATAGACAAGGCTGGACGCCTGCTACTGCACGCATCCAGCCTTGAGCTTCAACACCCGGACAACGGCCGCCTGCTATCTTTCTCGAGCGAGCCGCCGTTCTGA
- the radA gene encoding DNA repair protein RadA produces MAKAKSAYVCSDCGAQTPRWQGQCPQCQAWNTLTETVIERGGGGAPSRFAALAGAASRLQPLSALQPREEPRTPTGIDEFDRVLGGGLVAGGVVLIGGDPGIGKSTLLLQALCHLAATHPVVYVSGEESGEQVALRAQRLQLQAGELQLLAEINLERILDTLKTAAPRVAVIDSIQTVYSESLQSAPGSVGQVRECAAQLTRFAKQSGTTLILVGHVTKDGTLAGPRVLEHIVDTVLYFEGDNHSSFRLVRAFKNRFGAVNELGVFAMTDRGLRGVSNPSALFLSQHAEQVSGSCVLVTQEGTRPLLVEIQALVDGAQSPNPRRLSVGLEQTRLAMLLAVMHRHAGIVCFDQDVFVNAVGGVKITEPAADLAILLATVSSLRDRPLKQGLAVFGEVGLAGEIRPAPRGQERLKEAAKLGFDTAIVPKANMPRHPIEGMEIHAVERIDQALDVAKGLSE; encoded by the coding sequence ATGGCGAAAGCCAAGTCGGCCTATGTGTGCTCCGATTGCGGCGCACAGACACCTCGCTGGCAAGGCCAGTGTCCGCAGTGCCAGGCATGGAACACACTGACCGAAACCGTCATCGAACGTGGGGGAGGGGGCGCACCCAGCCGTTTCGCTGCCCTTGCCGGCGCGGCCTCCAGACTTCAGCCCCTGTCCGCCCTTCAGCCCAGAGAAGAGCCCAGAACACCGACGGGCATCGACGAGTTCGACCGTGTCCTCGGCGGAGGGCTGGTGGCAGGTGGCGTCGTACTCATCGGGGGCGACCCTGGCATCGGCAAATCGACGCTCTTGCTACAGGCGCTGTGCCACCTCGCCGCGACGCATCCCGTGGTCTATGTCAGCGGCGAAGAGTCCGGCGAACAGGTTGCATTGCGGGCTCAGCGCCTGCAGTTGCAGGCCGGAGAGCTGCAGCTGCTTGCAGAAATCAATCTCGAGCGTATTCTTGATACGCTCAAAACCGCTGCGCCCAGGGTTGCGGTGATCGACTCGATTCAGACGGTCTACTCCGAAAGCCTGCAGTCAGCGCCGGGCTCTGTGGGGCAGGTGAGGGAGTGTGCCGCACAGCTCACGCGCTTTGCGAAGCAAAGTGGCACGACCCTGATTCTGGTCGGACATGTCACCAAGGATGGCACCCTGGCCGGTCCGCGCGTGCTCGAACACATCGTCGATACGGTGCTGTACTTCGAGGGCGACAATCATTCGAGCTTCCGTCTTGTGCGCGCGTTCAAGAATCGCTTCGGTGCGGTCAATGAACTCGGCGTGTTCGCGATGACTGATCGCGGCTTGAGAGGCGTCTCCAATCCGTCAGCGCTTTTTCTGTCGCAGCACGCAGAGCAGGTCTCGGGCAGTTGTGTTCTCGTCACCCAGGAAGGTACGCGCCCCTTGCTGGTTGAGATCCAGGCGCTGGTCGATGGCGCACAGAGTCCAAACCCCCGCAGGCTTTCGGTCGGGCTCGAACAGACCCGACTGGCGATGCTGCTTGCAGTCATGCACCGGCACGCCGGTATCGTCTGCTTCGATCAGGACGTGTTCGTAAACGCAGTCGGCGGCGTCAAGATCACCGAGCCTGCGGCCGATCTTGCGATACTGCTGGCCACGGTCTCGTCCTTGCGCGACCGGCCGCTCAAGCAAGGGCTCGCCGTGTTTGGCGAAGTCGGCCTTGCAGGCGAGATCCGTCCCGCGCCTCGCGGGCAGGAGCGACTGAAGGAAGCGGCAAAGCTCGGATTCGACACCGCGATCGTGCCCAAGGCAAACATGCCGCGACATCCGATCGAGGGAATGGAGATCCATGCAGTGGAGCGCATCGATCAGGCGCTGGACGTTGCGAAGGGTTTGAGTGAGTGA